A single Stigmatopora argus isolate UIUO_Sarg chromosome 7, RoL_Sarg_1.0, whole genome shotgun sequence DNA region contains:
- the cplx2a gene encoding complexin 2, like produces the protein MNFVMKAAMGGGPPDVGKMLGGEEKEEDPDAAKKEEERQEALRQQEEERKAKYSKMEAERENMRQGIRDKYGLKKREEAEAEAAAAAEETAAGSLTRPKKAVPTGCGDEEEEESIMDTVMKYLPGPLQDMLKK, from the exons GAGGTCCTCCTGATGTGGGCAAGATGCTGGGTGGagaagagaaggaggaggacCCCGATGCGGCAAAGAAAGAGGAGGAAAGGCAGGAGGCGCTGaggcagcaggaggaggagaggaaggCCAAATATTCCAAGATGGAGGCCGAGAGAGAAAACATGAGACAAGGCATCAGAGATAAG TACGGCTTGAAAAAACGCGAGGAGGCCGAAGCGGAGGCAGCGGCCGCGGCCGAGGAAACGGCGGCGGGCAGCTTGACCCGACCGAAGAAGGCGGTGCCCACCGGCTGCGGggatgaagaggaagaggagagcaTCATGGACACAGTGATGAAATACCTGCCAGGTCCACTTCAGGATATGTTGAAGAAGTAA
- the tmod1 gene encoding tropomodulin-1 isoform X2, with translation MHCTTSGKCLMLYIILHNACGIAHLTYCISHSKTFAKAFGIMSVLRKEMDKYKDIDEDELLMKLSEEELQRLEDELEELDPDNALLPAGMRQKDQTKKAPTGTFQRDDLLAHLEKQAKEHPDREDLVPFTGEKRGKAWVPKKMVDPIMENVTLEPELEEALASATDAELCDIAAILGMHTLMSNQQYYEALASSTIVNKQGLNSVIQATQYKPVPDEEPNSTDVEDTLIRMKRNDPDLTEVNLNNIKNIPIPTLKAYAQALIENTAVERLSIVGTRSNDPVVFALAEMLKVNTTLKSLNIESNFITGSGIIALVESLQYNTTLIELKIDNQSQPLGNKAEMEIARMLEKNTTLLKFGYHFTQQGPRLRSSNAMMNNNDLVRKRRLEGGPIFPKCRKNV, from the exons ATGCATTGTACCACCAGCGGAAAATGCCTGATGCTGT atattatcCTTCATAACGCATGTGGAATTGCTCATCTGACATATTGCATTTCTCATTCGAAGACTTTTGCTAAG GCCTTTGGCATCATGTCGGTGTTGAGGAAGGAGATGGACAAGTACAAGGACATCGACGAGGACGAGCTGCTCATGAAGCTCTCTGAGGAAGAGCTGCAGCGGTTAGAAGATGAACTGGAGGAGCTGGACCCAGAC AATGCACTATTGCCTGCGGGGATGCGGCAGAAAGACCAGACCAAGAAAGCGCCCACCGGAACGTTCCAGAGAGACGACCTGCTGGCCCACCTGGAGAAACAAGCCAAAGAACATCCAGACAGAGAAGACCTGGTGCCCTTCACTGGGGAAAAGAGAG GAAAGGCTTGGGTCCCTAAAAAGATGGTGGACCCCATTATGGAGAATGTGACTCTGGAGCCTGAACTTGAAGAAGCCCTTGCTAGTGCCACTGATGCTGAACTTTGTGATATAGCAG CCATCCTAGGCATGCACACCCTGATGAGCAACCAGCAGTACTATGAAGCTCTGGCAAGCAGCACCATTGTCAACAAGCAAGGCCTTAACA gtgtgattcAGGCTACCCAGTACAAACCAGTTCCTGATGAGGAGCCCAACTCAACTGATGTGGAGGACACGCTCATAAGAATGAAAAGGAATGATCCCGACCTTACGGAAGTCAACCTAAACAACATCAAG AATATCCCTATCCCGACTTTGAAAGCGTATGCACAGGCCTTAATAGAAAACACAGCGGTTGAGAGGCTCAGTATCGTTGGGACGAGAAGCAACGACCCGGTGGTATTT GCTCTGGCGGAGATGCTCAAGGTTAATACCACGCTGAAGAGCCTGAACATTGAGTCAAACTTCATCACGGGGTCTGGAATCATTGCCCTCGTCGAGTCACTGCAGTACAACACGACACTAATTGAGCTCAAGATTGACAATCAG AGTCAGCCATTAGGCAATAAGGCGGAGATGGAGATAGCCAGAATGTTGGAGAAAAATACAACATTGCTGAAGTTTGGCTACCATTTCACCCAGCAGGGCCCCCGCCTCCGAAGCTCCAACGCCATGATGAACAACAACGACCTTG TGCGAAAGAGAAGGCTTGAAGGAGGCCCCATCTTCCCCAAGTGTCGGAAAAACGTGTAA
- the tmod1 gene encoding tropomodulin-1 isoform X3 — protein MSVLRKEMDKYKDIDEDELLMKLSEEELQRLEDELEELDPDNALLPAGMRQKDQTKKAPTGTFQRDDLLAHLEKQAKEHPDREDLVPFTGEKRGKAWVPKKMVDPIMENVTLEPELEEALASATDAELCDIAAILGMHTLMSNQQYYEALASSTIVNKQGLNSVIQATQYKPVPDEEPNSTDVEDTLIRMKRNDPDLTEVNLNNIKNIPIPTLKAYAQALIENTAVERLSIVGTRSNDPVVFALAEMLKVNTTLKSLNIESNFITGSGIIALVESLQYNTTLIELKIDNQSQPLGNKAEMEIARMLEKNTTLLKFGYHFTQQGPRLRSSNAMMNNNDLARVVRSESDGSFTLTLSVPELERAFGKKFKSKTNAKEKA, from the exons ATGTCGGTGTTGAGGAAGGAGATGGACAAGTACAAGGACATCGACGAGGACGAGCTGCTCATGAAGCTCTCTGAGGAAGAGCTGCAGCGGTTAGAAGATGAACTGGAGGAGCTGGACCCAGAC AATGCACTATTGCCTGCGGGGATGCGGCAGAAAGACCAGACCAAGAAAGCGCCCACCGGAACGTTCCAGAGAGACGACCTGCTGGCCCACCTGGAGAAACAAGCCAAAGAACATCCAGACAGAGAAGACCTGGTGCCCTTCACTGGGGAAAAGAGAG GAAAGGCTTGGGTCCCTAAAAAGATGGTGGACCCCATTATGGAGAATGTGACTCTGGAGCCTGAACTTGAAGAAGCCCTTGCTAGTGCCACTGATGCTGAACTTTGTGATATAGCAG CCATCCTAGGCATGCACACCCTGATGAGCAACCAGCAGTACTATGAAGCTCTGGCAAGCAGCACCATTGTCAACAAGCAAGGCCTTAACA gtgtgattcAGGCTACCCAGTACAAACCAGTTCCTGATGAGGAGCCCAACTCAACTGATGTGGAGGACACGCTCATAAGAATGAAAAGGAATGATCCCGACCTTACGGAAGTCAACCTAAACAACATCAAG AATATCCCTATCCCGACTTTGAAAGCGTATGCACAGGCCTTAATAGAAAACACAGCGGTTGAGAGGCTCAGTATCGTTGGGACGAGAAGCAACGACCCGGTGGTATTT GCTCTGGCGGAGATGCTCAAGGTTAATACCACGCTGAAGAGCCTGAACATTGAGTCAAACTTCATCACGGGGTCTGGAATCATTGCCCTCGTCGAGTCACTGCAGTACAACACGACACTAATTGAGCTCAAGATTGACAATCAG AGTCAGCCATTAGGCAATAAGGCGGAGATGGAGATAGCCAGAATGTTGGAGAAAAATACAACATTGCTGAAGTTTGGCTACCATTTCACCCAGCAGGGCCCCCGCCTCCGAAGCTCCAACGCCATGATGAACAACAACGACCTTG CCCGGGTTGTCAGGTCCGAATCCGACGGCTCCTTTACCCTCACTTTATCCGTCCCTGAGCTGGAACGTGCCTTCGGGAAAAAGTTCAAGTCAAAGACTAA TGCGAAAGAGAAGGCTTGA
- the tmod1 gene encoding tropomodulin-1 isoform X1 — translation MHCTTSGKCLMLYIILHNACGIAHLTYCISHSKTFAKAFGIMSVLRKEMDKYKDIDEDELLMKLSEEELQRLEDELEELDPDNALLPAGMRQKDQTKKAPTGTFQRDDLLAHLEKQAKEHPDREDLVPFTGEKRGKAWVPKKMVDPIMENVTLEPELEEALASATDAELCDIAAILGMHTLMSNQQYYEALASSTIVNKQGLNSVIQATQYKPVPDEEPNSTDVEDTLIRMKRNDPDLTEVNLNNIKNIPIPTLKAYAQALIENTAVERLSIVGTRSNDPVVFALAEMLKVNTTLKSLNIESNFITGSGIIALVESLQYNTTLIELKIDNQSQPLGNKAEMEIARMLEKNTTLLKFGYHFTQQGPRLRSSNAMMNNNDLARVVRSESDGSFTLTLSVPELERAFGKKFKSKTNAKEKA, via the exons ATGCATTGTACCACCAGCGGAAAATGCCTGATGCTGT atattatcCTTCATAACGCATGTGGAATTGCTCATCTGACATATTGCATTTCTCATTCGAAGACTTTTGCTAAG GCCTTTGGCATCATGTCGGTGTTGAGGAAGGAGATGGACAAGTACAAGGACATCGACGAGGACGAGCTGCTCATGAAGCTCTCTGAGGAAGAGCTGCAGCGGTTAGAAGATGAACTGGAGGAGCTGGACCCAGAC AATGCACTATTGCCTGCGGGGATGCGGCAGAAAGACCAGACCAAGAAAGCGCCCACCGGAACGTTCCAGAGAGACGACCTGCTGGCCCACCTGGAGAAACAAGCCAAAGAACATCCAGACAGAGAAGACCTGGTGCCCTTCACTGGGGAAAAGAGAG GAAAGGCTTGGGTCCCTAAAAAGATGGTGGACCCCATTATGGAGAATGTGACTCTGGAGCCTGAACTTGAAGAAGCCCTTGCTAGTGCCACTGATGCTGAACTTTGTGATATAGCAG CCATCCTAGGCATGCACACCCTGATGAGCAACCAGCAGTACTATGAAGCTCTGGCAAGCAGCACCATTGTCAACAAGCAAGGCCTTAACA gtgtgattcAGGCTACCCAGTACAAACCAGTTCCTGATGAGGAGCCCAACTCAACTGATGTGGAGGACACGCTCATAAGAATGAAAAGGAATGATCCCGACCTTACGGAAGTCAACCTAAACAACATCAAG AATATCCCTATCCCGACTTTGAAAGCGTATGCACAGGCCTTAATAGAAAACACAGCGGTTGAGAGGCTCAGTATCGTTGGGACGAGAAGCAACGACCCGGTGGTATTT GCTCTGGCGGAGATGCTCAAGGTTAATACCACGCTGAAGAGCCTGAACATTGAGTCAAACTTCATCACGGGGTCTGGAATCATTGCCCTCGTCGAGTCACTGCAGTACAACACGACACTAATTGAGCTCAAGATTGACAATCAG AGTCAGCCATTAGGCAATAAGGCGGAGATGGAGATAGCCAGAATGTTGGAGAAAAATACAACATTGCTGAAGTTTGGCTACCATTTCACCCAGCAGGGCCCCCGCCTCCGAAGCTCCAACGCCATGATGAACAACAACGACCTTG CCCGGGTTGTCAGGTCCGAATCCGACGGCTCCTTTACCCTCACTTTATCCGTCCCTGAGCTGGAACGTGCCTTCGGGAAAAAGTTCAAGTCAAAGACTAA TGCGAAAGAGAAGGCTTGA
- the tdrd7a gene encoding tudor domain-containing protein 7A produces MSDELIKKNLRSVLQSSKEGVALTKLQFEYSSLCGEDIPLHKLGFKNMEDFLRSIPSVVRLDYKNGDLRCFAAVCSETAHIAQLVARQKSSKKSGCSQTVSCKMRPKASNPSHMHTYGRPSRGGFSRPGKDFQSHGGYKAYSASGDFRQAGQGCIPPIEHRQPVLQAAVKLSFERTKSVEMPEKSKENPPEKAPNSNFLEYDKIVVQEKLTLLLQKYCSGLWMSKLPIVFSDMFKEQLHPQVLKEMEKWTHICLVEKSSSSTNDRLVYPPLPSLTTSSCSPTKSPVNSSPTSKSHSAVVPEDLCHKIKDLLSKYSSGLWAHALPKLFMDTYKVPFPEHLMDKLSLLPDLCTVEYPVPTDSKKAILYASIAKRKETNQQKSRGYRLPSGLEVIGRVVPACLVHPSAQYSTVLIINAKSSNAVTVRYVGKDYSNAQEEMEDAMLSFYKENSNLKPLPTLVVGMLVAVMEDNGKEFTRGQVTKVTSNNIKVYYVDHGFTVETSRESLLELHPNFLSLPFQATNLKLAGLEAFSSHPSVLSTLTKLAVGRIRLMELLGPSPPHDLPEALLYDTSQDDDININSVCLKELQDQTMNNPLTVNSTYQGVRVTNVCADGIIFCQLPSRGNARLAKVLEETKSFFITHVTSDFLVSKPFHGKMCLTCYKDKWCRAEITHHHGNQVIEVLLIDLGVQATVEVTELREMPLLFIQDLTIIPSQAIRCCLTDVDVPGGEWSPDIFFRVKNAVLGVDYCKMKIVKLEEQKMGRLVHMYLFEAGHLHQSINQKLSNPEVWQKLNPAKSRTPYWNI; encoded by the exons ATGTCTGACGAGTTAATCAAGAAAAATTTGAGATCTGTACTTCAATCCAGCAAGGAAGGTGTAGCACTCACTAAATTGCAGTTTGAGTACAGCTCACTTTGTGGAGAGGATATTCCTCTCCATAAACTGGGTTTCAAAAATATGGAAGACTTTCTCCGAAGCATACCCTCTGTGGTGCGGCTGGACTACAAGAATGGAGAT TTGAGATGCTTCGCTGCCGTATGCAGTGAGACGGCACACATCGCCCAGCTGGTGGCGCGACAGAAGAGCTCCAAGAAATCAGGATGCTCACAAACCGTTAGCTGCAAGATGAGACCCAAAGCTTCCAACCCTtctcacatgcatacatatg GAAGGCCTTCACGTGGTGGCTTTTCCAGGCCTGGAAAAGACTTTCAATCCCACGGTGGCTACAAGGCTTATAGTGCCTCTGGAGATTTCAG GCAAGCGGGGCAGGGCTGTATCCCACCCATCGAACATAGACAGCCTGTCCTTCAAGCAGCTGTGAAATTATCTTTTGAaag gaCTAAGAGTGTAGAAATGCCAGAGAAATCAAAGG AAAACCCACCTGAGAAAGCCCCGAATTCCAACTTTTTAGAG TATGACAAGATTGTGGTTCAAGAAAAACTAACCCTGCTCCTGCAAAAGTACTGCTCTGGGCTGTGGATGTCTAAACTGCCAATCGTCTTCAGTGACATGTTCAAAGAGCAGCTCCATCCTCAGGTGCTCAAAGAAATGGAAAAGTGGACACACATTTGTTTG GTGGAGAAATCATCTAGTAGCACAAACGACCGCTTGGTTTATCCTCCGCTGCCTTCGTTGACTACATCGAGTTGCAGCCCCACAAAATCCCCCGTAAACTCAAGCCCTACTTCGAAG TCCCACTCTGCTGTAGTGCCAGAAGACCTGTGTCATAAAATAAAGGATCTTCTCTCAAAGTACAGCAGTGGACTGTGGGCTCATGCCTTGCCCAAACTTTTCATGGACACCTACAAGGTCCCGTTCCCAGAGCATTTGATGGATAAACTGTCTCTTCTTCCTGACCTGTGTACGGTGGAGTACCCGGTTCCAACCGACAGCAAGAAG GCCATTTTGTATGCATCCATTGCAAAGAGGAAAGAAACTAATCAGCAGAAAAGCAGAGGGTACCGTCTTCCATCTGGTCTGGAGGTGATTGGACGCGTAGTTCCTGCCTGTCTCGTTCATCCGTCCGCTCAGTATTCCACCGTGCTGATTATCAACGCCAAGAGCAGTAATGCCGTTACCGTAAG GTATGTTGGCAAAGATTATTCCAATGCCCAGGAGGAAATGGAAGATGCAATGCTATCCTTTTATAAAGAAAACTCCAACCTCAAGCCTCTTCCTACTCTTGTGGTGGGGATGTTGGTAGCAGTCATGGAGGACAATGGTAAAGAATTCACTAGAGGTCAAGTCACCAAGGTGACCAGCAACAACATCAAG GTTTATTACGTGGACCACGGCTTTACTGTGGAGACCTCTAGAGAAAGTCTACTGGAGTTGCACCCTAACTTCCTCTCGCTGCCCTTTCAAGCTACCAATCTTAAGCTGGCAG GTTTAGAGGCATTCAGTTCCCATCCGTCTGTGCTGTCCACCTTGACGAAGTTGGCAGTGGGAAGGATTCGGCTGATGGAATTGTTGGGTCCTTCTCCCCCCCATGACTTGCCCGAGGCATTGCTCTATGATACCTCACAAGATGATGACATCAACATAAACTCTGTCTGCCTAAAGGAACTCCAGGACCAAACTATGAACAACCCCCTAACT GTCAATTCTACCTACCAGGGTGTCCGTGTCACAAATGTTTGTGCAGATGGCATTATCTTTTGCCAGCTGCCTTCCAGGGGAAATGCAAGACTGGCCAAAGTGTTGGAAGAAACCAAATCCTTTTTCATCACCCAC gtGACCTCTGATTTCTTGGTTTCTAAACCTTTCCACGGCAAGATGTGTCTGACCTGCTACAAAGACAAATGGTGCAGAGCTGAG ataaccCACCATCATGGCAATCAAGTCATTGAGGTCCTTTTAATTGACTTGGGTGTACAAGCAACAGTTGAGGTCACTGAACTTCGAGAGATGCCACTTCTTTTCATCCAAGACTTGACCATTATACCGTCACAG GCAATCAGATGTTGTCTGACGGATGTGGACGTCCCAGGGGGAGAGTGGAGCCCAGATATTTTCTTCAGGGTGAAAAATGCTGTCCTGGGAGTTGATTATTGTAAAATGAAG ATTGTAAAGTTAGAGGAACAGAAAATGGGGAGATTGGTGCACATGTACCTGTTTGAAGCTGGGCATTTACACCAGAGCATCAACCAAAAGCTAAGCAACCCAGAAGTGTGGCAGAAACTGAACCCGGCAAAAAGCCGCACGCCTTATTGGAATATTTGA